The DNA window GTGATAAGCGCTTTTCTCGCGCGTCATGGGTCGATGTTGACAGCGTGAACTTGGTGCGTAAAGTTGACGGTGTAAACATTGCGGAACGAGCCACGTTCGCGCGCCCTGCTCGCCCTGGGGGGCGTGCCGGGGTCGTGGACTGCGGGATGGGTCGTGGTCTGCGCGCGACGTCGTGCGTCCCGAGATCGTGTGCGCAGGGCGTCCCCGTGGCGCGTGCGGATGGCGTGAAGAACGCGCGACCGTGGCTCGTGCGGATGGCGTGAAGAACGCGCGAAGAAAGAAGGAGAGAGGTGCACGATGACGACGGCGCTGGTGACGGGGGCCCGTACAGGGGTGGGGTTCGAGCTGACGCGGCGGCTGCTCTCGGAGGGGTGGGAGGTGGTGGCGCTGGTCCGCTCCGACTTGCCCCCGGAGCCCTTCGTGAAGGAGGCGCAAGGCGAGCAGCGGCTCCGCGTGGTCAAGGGAGATCTGAGCGACCTGGGAAGCCTGAAGCAGGCTCTCCGCGAGATCACCGCACGCGAGGCGAGCCTCGATGTGCTGTTCAACAACGCAGCGATCTCGACGGAGGCGCTTCGGTTCTCGCCCGGCGGGCGGGAGCTCCAGTTCGAGGTCAACACGGTGGTCCCGTACATCCTCGCGATGGAGCTGAAGGATCTGCTGAGGAAGGGGAAGCTGCGGACGGTGATCAACTCGTCGTCGAACGCGGCGCTGACGGTGAAGCGGTTCGATCCTGCGACGCTGGAGCGACCGCCGACGTTCAAGAAGCTGTTCGGGCCTTATGCGGCGTCGAAGCTGGCGCTCTCTCTGTGGACACGCGAGGCCGCGTCACGCTTCTCTGCGGAAGGCATCGAGATCCGGAGTACATGCCCGGGGCCGAACCGGACGCCGATGAGCGCGGGTGGGGGAATGCCCTGGTGGCTCCTTCCCTTTCAGCGGTTGACGTTCTCGCATCCGAGCAAGGGCGCCGCGCGTCTGCACGAGGTGGCGTTCGGGCGCTTCCGGGGTGAGGCGGGGGTGTTCGTCAACCGAGGCAAGGTGACGCCGCTCGGCTTCGAGGCGGAGGGGAGAGCCGTGCTCGAGCGCGTGCGCGCGGTGCATGAAGGGGCGTTCCTCGCGGCTTGACGCCGGCCAGTGCCGGTCTCAGCGGGGCGCAGGCGCGAACAGGTCCCTGGGTCATCATCGCCGTGATGGCCTGCGGCCAGCCGGCATGGAACGCCAGGTGGGTGATGAGTTCGACGATCTCTTCCTGGGTCACGCCGTTCTCGATGGCGCGCGGGAAATGGACCTTCATCAGGTCGGTCTTGCCGAGCACGATGAGGACGGTGCAGCTGATCGAGCTGCGGTCGCGTGGGGAGAGCTGCGGGCGGTTCCAGACGTCGCCCA is part of the Chondromyces crocatus genome and encodes:
- a CDS encoding SDR family NAD(P)-dependent oxidoreductase, yielding MTTALVTGARTGVGFELTRRLLSEGWEVVALVRSDLPPEPFVKEAQGEQRLRVVKGDLSDLGSLKQALREITAREASLDVLFNNAAISTEALRFSPGGRELQFEVNTVVPYILAMELKDLLRKGKLRTVINSSSNAALTVKRFDPATLERPPTFKKLFGPYAASKLALSLWTREAASRFSAEGIEIRSTCPGPNRTPMSAGGGMPWWLLPFQRLTFSHPSKGAARLHEVAFGRFRGEAGVFVNRGKVTPLGFEAEGRAVLERVRAVHEGAFLAA
- a CDS encoding carboxymuconolactone decarboxylase family protein, with the translated sequence MAPSRETQRHLDHEIHDHKYGCMDEELQTKPDPLVIAARNMLGDFAPKLLELTEDVLLGDVWNRPQLSPRDRSSISCTVLIVLGKTDLMKVHFPRAIENGVTQEEIVELITHLAFHAGWPQAITAMMTQGPVRACAPLRPALAGVKPRGTPLHAPRARARARLSPPPRSRAASPCLG